A stretch of the Vigna radiata var. radiata cultivar VC1973A chromosome 7, Vradiata_ver6, whole genome shotgun sequence genome encodes the following:
- the LOC106768966 gene encoding plant UBX domain-containing protein 7 has protein sequence MEGMLSANEQESMVSSFLEVAQGQTAETARQFLQATSWKLEEALQLFLIGSESGAVPPPTLHTPPLENIDSWTDQPPSEPMKDPTGSESVVGLNEAEEVRPPLPVIRETLYDDAMLYGAPRVGHRSQEPSTLVAFRNFEEEMRNPGVWEPEXGAASTAETSRDNLASLYRPPFHLMFNGPFDKAKDAASLQNKWLLVNIQSTKEFSSHMLNRDTWANEAVSQTISTNCIFWQVYDDTTEGRKVCTYYRLDSIPVVLVIDPITGQKMRSWIGMVEPESLLEGLLAFLDAGPKDHHITLSHKRPRGSSSPPKSKALVESNENKEEDEEIQRALAASMESMKESTAMAGTENKDADVVVNGQETTLAKRPTYPPLPEEPKAERNLLCRVGVRLPGGQRVQRNFLRTDPIQLLWSFISTQLGEDETRPFRLTHAIPGASKNLDYESNSTFQESGLANSMISVTWD, from the exons ATGGAGGGAATGCTGTCCGCGAACGAGCAGGAGAGCATGGTGTCTTCGTTCCTTGAGGTGGCTCAGGGCCAGACTGCCGAGACTGCGCGCCAGTTCCTCCAG GCTACCAGTTGGAAGCTTGAGGAGGCTCTTCAGTTGTTTTTGATAGGTAGTGAAAGTGGGGCAGTGCCGCCTCCAACTTTGCACACTCCGCCTTTGGAAAATATTGATTCCTGGACTGACCAACCTCCCAG TGAACCTATGAAGGACCCAACGGGGAGTGAAAGTGTTGTTGGACTTAATGAGGCGGAAGAAGTGCGCCCTCCCTTACCTGTAATAAGGGAAACTCTCTATGATGATGCAATGCTGTATgg AGCACCAAGGGTTGGGCATCGTTCACAAGAACCAAGCACCCTAGTTGCATTTCGTAACTTTGAAGAAGAAATGAGAAATCCAGGGGTTTGGGAGCCAGAGNAAGGTGCTGCTTCTACAGCAGAGACTTCTCGAGACAATCTTGCTTCACTTTATCGNCCACCATTTCATTTGATGTTCAATGGTCCTTTTGATAAG GCAAAAGATGCCGCTTCCCTGCAGAACAAATGGTTGTTGGTGAACATACAATCTACCAAGGAATTCAGCTCCCATATG CTAAACCGTGATACTTGGGCCAATGAAGCTGTTTCTCAGACTATTAGTACAAACTGTATATTCTGGCAG gTATATGATGATACAACTGAAGGCAGAAAAGTCTGCACTTACTACCGACTGGATTCAATTCCTGTTGTACTTGTTATCGATCCCATCACTGGTCAAAAGATGCGCTCTTGGATTGGAATGGTTGAACCCGAAAGCTTATTGGAA GGTCTACTAGCATTCCTTGATGCAGGGCCTAAGGATCATCATATTACATTGTCTCACAAGCGCCCTAGAGGAAGTTCTAGCCCACCAAAATCTAAAG CCTTGGTagaatcaaatgaaaataaagaggAGGACGAGGAAATTCAAAGAGCTCTGGCAGCTTCTATGGAAAGCATGAAAGAATCAACTGCTATGGCTGGTACAGAAAATAAAGATGCTGATGTTGTAGTCAATGGGCAAGAAACAACCTTGGCCAAGAGGCCCACATATCCACCCCTGCCCGAGGAACCCAAGGCTGAAAGAAATCTTCTCTGCAGAGTAGGTGTGCGGCTTCCTGGTGGTCAACGTGTTCAGCGTAACTTCTTACGCACGGATCCAATTCAG CTGCTGTGGTCTTTCATTTCTACTCAACTAGGGGAAGATGAAACAAGGCCATTTAGGCTAACACATGCAATTCCGGGAGCATCTAAAAATCTGGACTATGAAAGTAATTCAACCTTCCAGGAATCAGGCCTTGCCAACTCTATGATTTCGGTGACTTGGGACTGA